From a region of the Deinobacterium chartae genome:
- a CDS encoding roadblock/LC7 domain-containing protein produces the protein MSKQAQLQASLERLRSALPELRGALIATTDGLSIAHALGANVEPSRMSAMAATALGLGKRITSALSAGHMTETSVTGTDGQVFIYAAGEAGVLAILAPHGTNVGLIHLEARDVAREIAALLGGVPA, from the coding sequence ATGAGCAAACAAGCCCAGCTTCAAGCCAGCCTCGAGCGTCTGCGCAGCGCCCTGCCCGAACTGCGCGGCGCCCTCATCGCCACGACCGACGGTCTCTCCATCGCCCATGCGCTGGGTGCGAACGTGGAACCCAGCCGGATGTCCGCCATGGCCGCCACGGCTCTGGGACTGGGAAAGCGCATTACCAGTGCGCTCTCGGCAGGCCACATGACCGAAACCAGCGTGACCGGAACGGACGGTCAGGTTTTTATCTATGCGGCTGGCGAGGCCGGTGTGCTCGCCATCCTCGCGCCGCACGGCACCAACGTGGGGCTGATTCATCTCGAGGCGCGTGACGTGGCCCGCGAGATCGCCGCCCTGCTCGGTGGGGTGCCGGCATGA
- a CDS encoding ATP/GTP-binding protein, whose product MSSPLKLVVSGPVGAGKTSFIRALSQTEVVDTDALASENIGKTHTTVALDFGTLTLAGHELHLYGTPGQDRFDFMWEVLCQGALGLILLVPADRPRDLPAARHMLDFITSRVNVPFVIGLTRRDQPRTWEPQEIADYFHLPVRQVVGLNATRPLEAARTLERLLELLHP is encoded by the coding sequence GTGAGTTCCCCGCTCAAGCTGGTCGTCAGCGGCCCGGTCGGGGCCGGAAAAACCTCGTTCATTCGCGCCCTGTCGCAGACCGAGGTGGTGGACACCGATGCCCTTGCCAGCGAGAACATCGGTAAAACCCACACCACCGTCGCCCTCGATTTCGGCACCCTCACCCTGGCCGGACACGAACTGCACCTGTACGGCACCCCCGGCCAGGACCGCTTCGATTTTATGTGGGAAGTGCTGTGCCAGGGAGCTCTGGGCCTGATCCTGCTCGTTCCCGCCGACCGCCCACGCGACCTGCCCGCTGCCCGTCACATGCTCGATTTCATCACCTCGAGGGTCAACGTTCCCTTCGTGATCGGCCTGACCCGCCGGGACCAGCCCCGCACCTGGGAGCCCCAGGAGATCGCCGACTACTTCCATCTGCCCGTACGGCAGGTGGTCGGCCTGAACGCCACGCGTCCCCTCGAGGCCGCCCGAACCCTCGAGCGCCTGCTCGAACTCCTGCACCCCTGA